A genomic segment from Peribacillus sp. ACCC06369 encodes:
- a CDS encoding CaiB/BaiF CoA-transferase family protein: protein MKYLLGSGSMLPLEGITVVSLEQAVAAPFASRQLADLGARVIKVERPGSGDFARNYDSTVHGMSSHFVWLNRSKESLTLDLKQDAAKMVLDKLLSEADVFIQNLAPGAVDRLGFSSSILKEKYPQLVICGISGYGTFGPYMDKKAYDLLIQCEAGVVSITGTEDTPSKAGISIADIAAGMYAYSGILTALISRFRTGKGKVMEVSMLEALGEWMGYPLYYSGYGGTDPKRTGANHATIYPYGPFLAGDGKLVFLGIQNEREWERFCTQVLEKSELTTDRRFHSNAFRVSNSSILKEMIDVVFQKMNSSEIIEKLEKAKIANAHLNTLAEFINHPQLKIRKRWQEVDSPAGKINALIPPVTFEDVEPVMNPIPDVGEHTESILKEFGFENQIIGKI, encoded by the coding sequence TTGAAGTATTTATTAGGGAGTGGTTCAATGTTACCTCTTGAGGGAATTACAGTTGTGTCATTAGAACAGGCGGTGGCAGCTCCCTTTGCCTCTCGCCAATTGGCAGACTTGGGAGCGCGTGTGATAAAGGTAGAGAGGCCTGGATCTGGAGACTTTGCACGAAACTATGATTCAACCGTTCACGGAATGTCGAGCCACTTTGTCTGGCTCAATCGGTCGAAAGAATCCTTGACGCTTGATTTAAAACAGGATGCAGCAAAGATGGTTTTGGATAAACTGCTTTCGGAGGCGGACGTATTCATTCAAAACCTGGCACCCGGTGCTGTTGATCGACTTGGTTTCAGTTCGTCTATCCTCAAAGAAAAATATCCTCAACTTGTGATTTGCGGAATTTCTGGGTATGGTACGTTTGGTCCTTATATGGATAAAAAGGCATACGATTTACTCATTCAATGTGAGGCGGGAGTCGTTTCCATTACTGGAACAGAAGACACTCCATCGAAAGCAGGCATATCGATTGCGGATATTGCAGCAGGTATGTATGCATACTCTGGTATATTAACTGCACTTATTTCCCGTTTTAGGACAGGTAAGGGAAAGGTGATGGAGGTTTCAATGCTTGAGGCGTTGGGAGAATGGATGGGATATCCACTTTACTATTCTGGGTATGGTGGGACGGATCCGAAGCGAACTGGGGCAAATCACGCAACGATTTATCCTTATGGTCCGTTCCTTGCAGGGGATGGGAAATTAGTATTCTTGGGCATTCAAAATGAGCGGGAGTGGGAAAGATTTTGTACACAAGTGTTAGAAAAATCCGAATTAACTACTGATAGAAGGTTTCATAGTAATGCATTCCGAGTTTCTAATAGCAGTATTCTTAAGGAAATGATTGACGTTGTTTTTCAAAAAATGAACTCGAGTGAAATAATTGAAAAACTTGAAAAAGCAAAAATTGCGAATGCCCATTTAAATACTTTAGCGGAATTCATCAACCATCCACAATTGAAGATCCGGAAACGTTGGCAAGAAGTCGATTCTCCTGCTGGAAAAATAAACGCACTCATTCCTCCTGTTACTTTCGAAGATGTGGAGCCGGTCATGAATCCTATACCGGATGTTGGCGAGCATACAGAGTCTATACTAAAGGAGTTTGGATTTGAAAACCAAATCATCGGAAAAATATAA
- a CDS encoding CoA ester lyase, producing the protein MIPRTWMFVPGSDEKKLKKVQQLCADVFIYDLEDAVSPEGKKDARALVRKYIKANQEKENFIRINGFHTPYFYDDLLDLIDSGLTGILLPKAETKEEIMSLDHLLVERESKRNLNKGQIKIVPLIESALGLYNSFEIASASQRVQQLAFGSMDYAFDIKAIITKNAHELLYARSKLVVTSRAAGVGPPIDTVYVDIKDHKGFLAETQLVKELGFQGKLIIHPDQVDLVNQVFAPSLEEIEEAERIVSAFEQALVKGEGVLQLNGKMVDLPIVERAKRTLQSVNLYQS; encoded by the coding sequence ATGATTCCTCGGACATGGATGTTCGTTCCTGGATCTGATGAAAAGAAATTAAAGAAAGTGCAGCAATTATGTGCCGATGTATTCATTTATGATTTAGAAGATGCTGTTTCTCCTGAAGGAAAAAAAGATGCAAGAGCGTTAGTGAGGAAATATATCAAAGCGAATCAGGAAAAGGAAAATTTCATCAGAATAAATGGATTTCACACACCATATTTTTACGATGATTTACTTGATCTAATCGATTCCGGCTTGACAGGAATTTTATTACCGAAAGCTGAGACAAAAGAAGAAATTATGTCTTTAGATCATTTATTAGTTGAAAGGGAATCTAAAAGGAATCTAAATAAAGGCCAAATAAAAATTGTACCTTTAATAGAGTCTGCTTTAGGATTATATAATTCTTTTGAAATCGCATCTGCTAGTCAGAGAGTTCAGCAGCTTGCATTCGGTTCCATGGATTATGCATTCGATATAAAAGCAATAATAACGAAGAATGCCCATGAATTGCTCTATGCAAGATCCAAATTGGTTGTTACTTCAAGGGCTGCAGGAGTAGGACCTCCTATTGACACGGTTTATGTTGACATTAAAGATCATAAAGGCTTTCTAGCCGAAACCCAGCTTGTTAAGGAGCTTGGATTTCAAGGGAAATTAATCATTCATCCTGATCAGGTCGATCTTGTAAACCAGGTCTTTGCCCCTAGCCTTGAAGAAATCGAGGAAGCAGAAAGAATTGTAAGTGCGTTCGAACAGGCATTAGTCAAAGGGGAAGGCGTTTTGCAGCTTAATGGGAAAATGGTTGACCTTCCTATTGTAGAACGTGCTAAGCGTACCCTTCAATCAGTTAATTTATATCAATCGTGA
- a CDS encoding acyclic terpene utilization AtuA family protein produces MKKIRIGSGAGYAGDRIEPAMELIQKGNLDYIIFECLAERTIALAQQEKMKNPDKGYNHLLKYRMDKVLSLCVENNVTLITNMGAANPLAAAKLVKHLAEEKGISNLKIAAVSGDDVYPNIGKYMECTIIETGVPLKEVKPSIISANAYIGISGIVTALREGADIVITGRVSDPSLVVAPLKHEFGWQDTDYELLGKGTAVGHLLECAAQVTGGYFADPGYKDVPDLWNVGYPIAEVQENGEFFLTKLEDSGGMVTAATVKEQVVYEIHDPTRYLTPDVIADFSQIEVIEKETNQVHIKGVSGKEKSGYYKTSIGYMDGYIVEAEISYGGSGCLERSRLAEEVVRHRLIQAKIEIQELRIDHIGSNSLYGSSISAPLYDRERLSEVRLRVAARTADEEAAIVIGQEVEALYTNGPAGGGGVRVSVQEVVSIASILIPSEDITIDVTYEEVDKIETQASHSLKIRG; encoded by the coding sequence ATGAAGAAAATTAGAATTGGTTCGGGTGCGGGATACGCAGGCGATCGAATTGAGCCAGCGATGGAATTAATTCAAAAAGGAAATTTGGATTATATCATCTTTGAATGCTTAGCAGAAAGAACAATTGCTCTTGCTCAGCAGGAGAAAATGAAAAATCCTGATAAGGGGTACAACCATTTACTGAAGTATCGTATGGATAAGGTCTTATCATTGTGTGTCGAGAATAATGTCACATTGATCACCAATATGGGAGCTGCAAACCCCCTCGCCGCTGCTAAGCTTGTTAAGCATTTAGCAGAGGAAAAAGGCATCAGTAATTTAAAAATTGCAGCTGTAAGTGGAGATGATGTATATCCGAACATCGGAAAGTACATGGAATGCACAATAATAGAAACCGGAGTCCCATTGAAAGAGGTGAAGCCTTCCATAATTTCTGCAAATGCTTATATCGGAATTTCTGGAATTGTGACCGCTTTACGGGAAGGGGCAGATATTGTAATTACGGGCAGGGTATCAGATCCTTCATTAGTAGTTGCCCCACTTAAGCATGAATTTGGTTGGCAGGATACAGACTATGAGCTTCTTGGTAAGGGGACAGCCGTGGGTCATTTACTCGAGTGTGCAGCCCAAGTGACCGGTGGTTATTTCGCAGATCCGGGGTATAAGGATGTTCCTGACTTATGGAATGTCGGTTATCCGATCGCCGAAGTACAGGAGAATGGGGAATTTTTTTTAACCAAGCTTGAGGATTCGGGAGGCATGGTTACGGCTGCTACCGTAAAGGAACAGGTTGTATATGAAATTCACGACCCAACCCGATATCTTACCCCCGATGTTATCGCTGATTTTTCTCAAATAGAAGTGATAGAAAAAGAAACAAATCAAGTGCATATTAAGGGAGTGTCTGGAAAAGAGAAGAGCGGTTACTATAAAACGAGCATCGGCTATATGGACGGATACATAGTTGAAGCAGAAATTAGTTACGGAGGTTCGGGTTGTTTGGAAAGGTCAAGACTTGCGGAAGAAGTAGTGAGACACCGGTTGATTCAGGCTAAAATTGAGATTCAAGAATTGAGAATCGATCATATTGGTTCTAATTCGCTGTATGGATCTTCTATTTCGGCACCGTTGTATGACAGAGAAAGACTATCGGAGGTACGATTAAGGGTGGCAGCCAGGACTGCTGATGAAGAAGCCGCTATTGTGATCGGCCAAGAGGTGGAAGCACTATATACTAATGGGCCTGCTGGAGGCGGTGGTGTTCGGGTTAGTGTCCAAGAGGTTGTATCAATTGCCTCAATTCTTATTCCTAGCGAAGATATTACAATCGACGTAACGTACGAGGAGGTCGACAAGATTGAAACTCAAGCAAGTCACTCACTCAAGATCAGGGGATAA
- a CDS encoding DUF2935 domain-containing protein, whose translation MNEFLEKTARFEHRFWLQILGDHARFIHESLAPVEVENIEMASEFIRVFDTLLGKANSEEISQLTAIAESEALRLREFKLCLLKEHLVGKIKIHLSPTFLNHMVNELEEYLRLLKYFNSNQMPPVFHELHHHLIWLLDAAGHAGAISSNMDEVEKRLKEKSEQYKKHFNDFYIKAVEMAGYLRTNLSTFPALEKMNADVTLEIKLFQHFLLELEELELSAQVLGTLSPLMADHMWREECYYLTKLAESTNTEKPNCDPAKPRLVD comes from the coding sequence ATGAACGAGTTTTTGGAGAAAACAGCAAGATTCGAGCATCGTTTTTGGCTGCAAATCTTAGGTGACCATGCCAGGTTCATCCATGAGTCTTTAGCTCCGGTTGAAGTGGAAAACATTGAAATGGCCTCAGAATTCATTCGAGTTTTTGATACTCTCCTTGGTAAAGCCAATTCGGAGGAGATTTCGCAACTTACTGCCATTGCAGAATCTGAGGCGTTAAGACTTCGTGAGTTTAAGCTATGCCTTTTAAAAGAGCATCTGGTAGGTAAAATTAAAATACATCTTTCACCTACATTCCTAAATCATATGGTGAACGAATTAGAAGAATATTTAAGATTATTGAAATACTTCAATTCAAATCAAATGCCGCCGGTTTTTCATGAACTCCATCATCATTTGATTTGGTTGTTAGATGCGGCAGGGCATGCAGGTGCAATATCATCCAATATGGATGAAGTTGAAAAAAGATTAAAGGAGAAAAGTGAACAATATAAAAAACATTTTAATGATTTTTATATTAAAGCTGTTGAGATGGCTGGATATTTACGAACCAATTTGTCAACATTCCCAGCATTGGAAAAAATGAATGCGGACGTCACATTGGAGATTAAACTCTTTCAGCACTTTCTGCTTGAATTGGAGGAACTTGAGCTTAGTGCACAGGTTCTTGGAACGCTTTCCCCATTAATGGCAGATCATATGTGGCGTGAAGAATGTTATTATTTAACCAAACTCGCTGAATCGACAAACACAGAAAAGCCAAACTGCGATCCAGCAAAACCGAGGCTCGTGGATTAA
- a CDS encoding GntR family transcriptional regulator — MFGNTSNLTNGIYFGESLPQQIAKHILKKIIEGEIEAGEKIVEEDISKELNTSRAPVREALYLLQVDGIVERIPRRGTIVKPFSQKEIIEYNDVTIGLIQMGIEFSQGNWHEENKQSLRKHLESATDECEKSNVFEYQKRATQIFRYIFSIAENKALSRFFEEASHILMVFAQSQWSIETMENFHFSLKMSIEAILEDDVIKAKSEIHEALNRGVM, encoded by the coding sequence ATGTTTGGAAATACTTCCAATTTAACAAATGGCATTTATTTTGGAGAATCGCTGCCACAACAAATCGCTAAACACATTTTAAAAAAAATCATTGAAGGAGAAATAGAAGCTGGAGAGAAAATCGTCGAAGAAGACATTTCCAAAGAATTGAATACGAGCCGTGCACCAGTTCGCGAAGCACTTTATCTATTGCAGGTTGACGGGATTGTTGAGAGAATACCGAGGCGGGGAACAATCGTCAAGCCATTTTCACAAAAGGAAATCATTGAATATAATGATGTTACGATTGGGCTGATCCAAATGGGGATTGAATTTTCCCAAGGGAATTGGCACGAAGAAAATAAGCAATCATTAAGAAAGCATTTGGAAAGTGCAACCGATGAGTGTGAAAAAAGTAATGTATTCGAGTATCAAAAAAGGGCTACACAGATATTTCGATATATTTTTTCAATCGCTGAAAACAAGGCATTATCAAGATTTTTTGAAGAGGCCAGTCATATTCTCATGGTTTTTGCCCAAAGTCAATGGAGTATAGAAACAATGGAAAATTTCCATTTTAGTTTAAAAATGTCCATTGAAGCCATTCTTGAAGACGATGTCATTAAAGCAAAAAGTGAAATTCATGAAGCTTTGAATCGTGGAGTGATGTAG
- a CDS encoding glucose 1-dehydrogenase, with amino-acid sequence MQTFDFTEKVAIVTGGGGGIGRAASITLSENGAKVVVVDLSEEAGMLTVNKIKEKGGEAKFVKADVTKEDDIKNYVQKTIDLYGKIDIFLNNAGWEGKIMPLIDYPAEVFDQLMSINVRGVFLGLKHVLPHMIEQKSGAVVNTASGAGLLATPNMVAYGASKHAVLGMTKTAGVEVAPHGVRVNAVCPGVVNTAMMRSIESGFGQGDSAAAEKARKQLEATTPDGRYAEPQEIANLMMYLVSDLSSHITGQELVIDGGAILI; translated from the coding sequence ATGCAAACATTTGATTTTACAGAAAAAGTAGCAATCGTTACCGGTGGCGGCGGGGGTATCGGCCGGGCAGCGTCTATTACACTTTCAGAAAATGGAGCCAAAGTGGTTGTTGTAGACCTTTCCGAAGAGGCTGGCATGCTAACGGTAAATAAAATCAAAGAAAAAGGCGGCGAAGCGAAATTCGTTAAAGCCGATGTTACAAAGGAAGACGATATAAAAAATTATGTTCAAAAAACGATAGATCTCTATGGGAAAATCGATATTTTCCTGAATAATGCAGGGTGGGAAGGCAAAATAATGCCGCTTATCGACTATCCTGCTGAGGTTTTCGATCAATTAATGTCAATAAATGTACGCGGCGTTTTCTTGGGCTTGAAACATGTATTGCCCCATATGATCGAACAAAAAAGCGGGGCGGTCGTGAATACTGCTTCTGGAGCTGGTTTACTGGCAACGCCAAACATGGTGGCATATGGAGCAAGTAAACATGCGGTTCTTGGAATGACGAAAACAGCTGGTGTCGAAGTTGCTCCCCATGGTGTCCGGGTGAATGCCGTTTGCCCAGGTGTGGTCAATACCGCTATGATGCGTTCGATTGAAAGTGGATTTGGTCAAGGTGATTCCGCGGCAGCTGAAAAGGCTAGAAAACAGCTGGAAGCAACAACTCCGGATGGGCGTTATGCCGAACCGCAGGAAATTGCAAATCTAATGATGTACTTAGTATCCGATCTTTCCAGCCACATTACGGGTCAAGAACTTGTAATCGACGGCGGGGCCATTTTAATCTGA
- a CDS encoding SDR family NAD(P)-dependent oxidoreductase has product MSLKGKVIIITGAGSGIGKETAYKLAEQGAIVVAADYNDVAAKETAEIIQQKGGTATFVKVDVAKAEEVEAMVEAAIANHGTINGIFNNAGIGLVKPFLEMDPESYHRVVDVDQHGVYYGMYYAARKMVDLGVTGATIVNTASIYGTMVSIGSFNYHAAKAAVIAMTKSGAIELAQYGIRVVGVAPGFIETPIIGDDQEFLDSLAQLHMRKKLIQPEKVAEVVTFLFSEKADAINGQVIPVDDGFLSFKG; this is encoded by the coding sequence ATGAGTTTAAAAGGAAAGGTCATAATAATTACAGGAGCAGGCAGCGGAATTGGAAAGGAAACGGCATATAAATTAGCTGAACAGGGAGCTATTGTCGTAGCGGCTGATTACAATGATGTTGCGGCTAAGGAAACTGCGGAGATCATTCAACAAAAGGGAGGCACGGCAACTTTTGTGAAAGTGGATGTAGCTAAAGCGGAAGAAGTGGAAGCGATGGTCGAAGCTGCAATCGCCAATCATGGCACCATCAATGGCATTTTCAACAACGCTGGAATTGGATTAGTAAAACCATTTTTGGAGATGGATCCAGAGTCATACCACAGAGTCGTGGATGTTGACCAACACGGCGTTTATTATGGCATGTATTATGCAGCAAGGAAAATGGTGGATCTTGGTGTAACAGGCGCCACGATTGTTAACACAGCCTCCATATATGGGACGATGGTTTCTATTGGCAGCTTTAATTACCATGCTGCAAAAGCTGCAGTCATCGCCATGACCAAATCTGGAGCAATTGAACTTGCGCAATATGGGATTCGTGTTGTCGGTGTGGCACCAGGTTTTATCGAAACACCGATCATTGGTGACGATCAAGAGTTCCTGGACAGTTTGGCACAACTCCATATGAGGAAAAAATTGATTCAGCCAGAAAAAGTTGCAGAAGTAGTAACCTTCTTGTTCTCTGAAAAAGCGGATGCCATTAATGGACAAGTCATTCCGGTTGATGATGGATTCCTAAGCTTTAAGGGGTAA
- a CDS encoding glucose 1-dehydrogenase, producing the protein MSNRFDGKVVIITGAGSGLGQAAALEMAKEGAKLSLIDLNDASLEVTKKLILEIAPKSDVLLITADVSDEEAVKNYVDQTVSKYGRVDGFYNNAGIEGKQAPMAEYDSKVFNKVTDININGVFYGMKYILPIMKEQGSGAVVNVASVGGIRAVLNQSAYVASKHAVAGLTKTAAIEYGQYGISINAIAPGVILTAMVEGSFRQIGGENWEEAMADFVSVNPKKRFGKPEEVGRLVAFLLSGESEFINGVVIPIDGGQSSQY; encoded by the coding sequence ATGAGCAATCGATTCGATGGCAAAGTTGTAATCATTACTGGGGCAGGATCAGGCTTAGGACAAGCGGCCGCATTGGAAATGGCTAAAGAAGGGGCTAAACTTTCATTAATTGATTTAAACGATGCATCTTTGGAAGTGACAAAAAAATTAATCTTAGAAATTGCACCAAAATCCGACGTGCTTCTGATTACTGCAGATGTATCGGATGAAGAAGCAGTAAAGAACTATGTAGACCAAACAGTCAGCAAATATGGTAGAGTCGATGGATTCTATAATAATGCGGGTATCGAAGGTAAACAGGCCCCAATGGCTGAGTACGATAGCAAAGTTTTCAACAAAGTAACGGACATCAATATCAATGGTGTATTCTATGGTATGAAATACATTCTGCCAATCATGAAAGAACAAGGATCAGGGGCAGTGGTGAACGTGGCCTCCGTAGGTGGAATTCGTGCTGTGCTTAACCAAAGTGCGTACGTTGCAAGTAAACATGCTGTAGCAGGCTTAACAAAAACAGCTGCCATAGAATATGGTCAATATGGAATCAGCATAAATGCCATTGCACCAGGAGTAATCTTAACAGCGATGGTAGAAGGTTCATTCAGGCAAATAGGCGGAGAGAATTGGGAGGAAGCAATGGCGGATTTCGTCAGTGTGAATCCTAAGAAACGCTTCGGTAAACCTGAAGAAGTCGGCCGTTTAGTCGCGTTCCTATTATCAGGGGAATCAGAGTTCATCAACGGGGTAGTCATTCCGATTGATGGCGGACAATCTTCACAATACTAA
- a CDS encoding DUF4021 domain-containing protein, translating to MDKENEKEEIHDDKKKKYRKEFGADPDEQEMNGLYGMLETEYEDKLHDKEK from the coding sequence ATGGACAAGGAGAATGAAAAAGAAGAAATCCATGATGATAAAAAGAAAAAATATAGAAAAGAGTTTGGGGCAGATCCTGATGAACAAGAAATGAATGGTCTGTATGGTATGTTGGAAACAGAATATGAAGATAAGCTTCACGATAAAGAAAAGTAA
- a CDS encoding lysozyme family protein: MKKKRKKSKNFFVIFILIFVFLLIKEIMQTPYSENVSTSVNTLDSFANVKKYSSLLRDELAKYGLEEHTSTLIALMQQESRGRGGDPMQASESAGLDPNTITDPTESIKYGVKHFKRINEYGNEKGVDFATIIQAYNMGIGYIDFVANEGGKHNEELAKRFSMLQVEKNPTLYDCGGDKENFRYPYCYGDYSYSAKVSKNIEDLSDSLSAQADGE, from the coding sequence TTGAAGAAGAAACGTAAGAAATCAAAGAATTTTTTTGTGATTTTTATCCTGATTTTCGTATTTTTGCTCATAAAGGAAATCATGCAAACCCCCTATTCCGAAAATGTTTCCACATCAGTAAATACGCTTGATTCTTTTGCGAACGTGAAAAAGTATAGTTCACTTCTACGTGACGAGTTGGCTAAGTACGGACTTGAGGAGCATACTTCGACATTGATTGCTTTGATGCAGCAGGAAAGCCGAGGGCGGGGCGGTGACCCAATGCAGGCATCTGAGTCAGCGGGGCTTGATCCAAATACAATCACAGATCCAACGGAGAGCATTAAGTATGGGGTAAAACATTTTAAGAGAATCAATGAATATGGCAATGAAAAGGGCGTGGATTTTGCCACGATCATTCAAGCATATAACATGGGAATTGGTTATATTGATTTCGTTGCGAATGAAGGGGGCAAGCATAATGAAGAGCTTGCGAAGAGGTTCTCCATGCTTCAGGTAGAAAAAAACCCCACGCTCTATGATTGCGGCGGAGACAAAGAGAATTTCCGATATCCATATTGCTACGGTGACTACTCATACAGTGCGAAGGTATCCAAGAACATTGAGGATCTTTCCGACAGTCTATCGGCTCAAGCTGATGGTGAGTGA
- a CDS encoding DUF402 domain-containing protein, whose product MDNIFTLALQRGDEIIERKIRYDSIVVDHICMLLKAQNQHVVLFHEIMDSFTMKAGTIKLTIPIGSYTIAYYWKDRPYNLYIWRDNEGNYLGSYFNIVKNTYMTDRLVSFEDLIIDILVLPNGDYFILDEDELPVPLDQFENGSVKQTLNSLLNSIDSLLTQTISESGKLYKHKDLLPWLNKR is encoded by the coding sequence ATGGACAATATATTTACACTGGCACTTCAACGTGGCGATGAAATAATAGAAAGAAAAATCCGCTACGACTCCATAGTTGTTGATCACATCTGTATGCTGTTAAAAGCACAAAATCAACATGTCGTGCTTTTTCATGAAATCATGGATTCGTTCACGATGAAAGCAGGTACTATAAAATTAACCATTCCGATAGGCAGTTATACGATTGCTTATTATTGGAAGGATCGCCCTTATAATCTCTACATTTGGAGGGATAATGAAGGAAATTATCTAGGTTCCTATTTCAATATTGTAAAAAATACATATATGACGGATAGATTGGTATCCTTTGAAGATTTGATCATTGATATTTTGGTTCTTCCTAATGGGGATTACTTTATTTTGGACGAAGATGAGTTACCTGTGCCATTAGACCAATTTGAGAACGGTTCTGTTAAACAAACCCTAAACTCTTTACTTAATTCCATTGATAGTCTTCTAACACAAACCATTTCAGAATCCGGGAAACTCTATAAACATAAAGACCTTCTTCCATGGTTGAACAAGAGATGA
- a CDS encoding VOC family protein: MKNKIQKITTNLWFDRQAEEAAKFYTSIFENSKIGRITRYGNEGNQIHGMLEGSVMTVEFELEGQTFVALNGGPQYKFTEAISFIINCDDQEEVDYYWEKLSEGGDKKAQVCGWLKDRFGVSWQIVPANLSEMVNDSNPEISERVMKALLQMKKIDIKTLKQAYI; encoded by the coding sequence ATGAAAAATAAAATTCAAAAAATCACAACCAACTTGTGGTTTGATAGACAAGCTGAAGAGGCGGCGAAGTTCTACACTTCCATCTTCGAAAATTCTAAGATTGGAAGAATCACCCGCTATGGAAATGAAGGAAATCAAATCCACGGGATGCTAGAGGGATCAGTGATGACCGTGGAATTTGAACTGGAAGGACAAACATTCGTAGCATTAAATGGCGGTCCGCAATACAAATTCACCGAGGCGATATCATTTATCATCAATTGCGATGATCAAGAAGAGGTGGATTATTATTGGGAAAAACTTTCCGAAGGCGGAGACAAAAAGGCACAAGTGTGCGGTTGGCTGAAAGATCGATTTGGTGTGTCATGGCAAATTGTCCCTGCGAATCTATCCGAGATGGTCAACGACTCCAATCCTGAAATATCGGAAAGAGTTATGAAAGCGCTGCTCCAAATGAAGAAAATTGACATTAAAACTTTAAAGCAGGCGTATATATGA
- a CDS encoding VOC family protein has translation MSVDAYLNFNGNCREAVEFYAEVFGTEQPNIMTFGETPPNPEFTLPEEAKDLVMHTRLNINGSNIMFSDTFPGMPFVEGNNISLAYVGNDLDEIKSIFNKLSEGGTVGLELQETFWSRIYGQLTDKFGIKWQFNFEG, from the coding sequence ATATCAGTTGATGCATATCTTAATTTTAATGGAAATTGTCGAGAAGCTGTAGAGTTTTACGCAGAGGTTTTTGGAACGGAACAACCAAATATCATGACCTTTGGGGAAACTCCGCCTAATCCGGAATTTACTCTTCCAGAAGAAGCGAAAGATTTAGTCATGCATACAAGGCTAAATATTAATGGAAGCAATATCATGTTTTCAGATACTTTTCCTGGTATGCCTTTTGTTGAAGGAAACAATATCAGCCTGGCATATGTCGGTAATGATTTGGATGAAATTAAATCGATCTTTAACAAACTAAGTGAAGGCGGCACGGTTGGTCTAGAGCTCCAAGAAACATTCTGGAGTAGAATTTACGGTCAGTTAACCGATAAATTCGGAATCAAATGGCAATTCAACTTCGAGGGCTGA
- a CDS encoding DinB family protein gives MVVLSKEGLLNILEGNRRLTLRVVEAFPEEELFHYTPAGKLRPFAEMVKEIMNIETGYIRGIALGKWEYPDSFAEITTKEALLSACEAVRDDTRKLWEEMTEETLGVVEKDPFFGPSQSHFDRLQYALENEIHHRGQGYIYLRTLGIEPPEFFVR, from the coding sequence ATGGTGGTTCTATCAAAAGAGGGTTTGTTAAATATATTGGAAGGCAACAGGAGATTGACGTTGCGGGTGGTGGAAGCCTTTCCTGAAGAGGAATTATTTCACTATACACCGGCCGGGAAGCTTCGCCCTTTCGCAGAGATGGTTAAAGAAATCATGAACATTGAGACTGGATATATTCGTGGAATTGCACTTGGTAAATGGGAGTATCCAGATTCGTTTGCTGAAATTACTACAAAAGAGGCACTGTTATCAGCATGCGAAGCAGTAAGGGATGATACTAGGAAACTATGGGAGGAAATGACCGAGGAAACACTTGGAGTGGTGGAAAAGGATCCCTTTTTCGGTCCCTCACAAAGCCACTTTGATAGACTTCAATATGCCTTGGAAAATGAGATCCATCATAGGGGACAGGGTTATATCTATCTTAGAACGCTCGGTATTGAACCACCGGAATTTTTCGTCAGGTAA
- a CDS encoding VOC family protein encodes MINKVGQIMLYVNNQDESLKFWTEKFGFSVISEEDNGQGLRWIEIAPTKEAQTSIILHNKEFIAKMQPELNLNTPSLMFYSDNLDELYKDFSEKNIKVGELVNMPSGRVFNFADNEDNYFAVMEKK; translated from the coding sequence ATGATTAATAAAGTCGGTCAAATTATGTTATATGTAAATAACCAAGACGAGTCATTGAAATTTTGGACGGAAAAATTCGGTTTTAGCGTAATTTCTGAAGAAGATAACGGCCAAGGACTAAGATGGATTGAAATAGCCCCAACAAAGGAAGCACAAACGAGCATCATCCTGCATAATAAGGAATTCATTGCTAAAATGCAGCCTGAATTAAATCTTAATACACCTTCATTAATGTTTTACTCGGATAATCTTGATGAATTATATAAAGACTTTTCGGAGAAGAATATCAAAGTGGGAGAACTTGTAAATATGCCATCTGGAAGAGTCTTCAATTTTGCTGATAATGAAGATAATTACTTTGCGGTCATGGAAAAGAAGTAA